The Blastopirellula sediminis sequence GATCGATATTGCGATGGCACGCCGCGCAGCTCGCGTTGTGCGTGTGGGCTTCAATCTTTTGGCGGATCGTCGCCTTGGGACTGTCTGGCGGATTCGGTTCGATCGGATCGACATTCGCCGGCGGAGAAGGGGGAGTCTTGCCGAAGATCGCTTCGCTGACCCAAACGCCGCGATGCACAGGGCGTTGCCGCGTACCGTCCGAAGTCAGGCCAAGAATCGCGCCCATCGTCAACAGACCGCCGCGATGGTCATCAGGCTGCAACGCCACCTTCTGCACTCCGGACTTCTTCGGCATCGGGAGCCCGTAGAATTCGCAGAGGCGGGGATTGGCCATCGTCCAGTCGGACTTAATGAATGCGTCGATCGACAGGTTATTCTGAAAGACTTCGCGGAAGTATTGGACCACTTCTTCCCGCATGCTCGCTTCGAGCCAGACGTCGTATTCGGGAAACAAATTGCCGTCCGGCGGAAACATCCCCAGCCGATGCAACTGCAGCCATTGCCGGGGGAAGTCGTCGACGAACCGATCGGTCTTCGGGTCGGCCAGCATCCGATCAACCTGCTCGGCCAGAGCCTCGCCGTTCAGTTTTCCTTCCCGAGCCGCGTCAAACAGCTGCGGATCGGGCATCGAGCTCCAGAGGAAATACGATAGCCGGGACGCAAGTTCCCAGTCATTTAGTTTCGGGCGAGGTTGCGCGTCCCCTTCGACCAGATAGGTGAAGTTGCGGCTGTTCAGCACGCCGAGCAGAGCGAGTTGGTAAGCGGTAGTCGGAGTTTCGCCGGCCGCAAGTTCGGACTCATACGCTTGCAAGTAAGGGCGCAGTTCCTCGTTCGTTACCGGTCGCCGCCAGGCTCGCTCGGCGAAGCGATGAAGATGACTCATCACGACGTCCGGCGTCGCCTCTTCCGGCGGATAGACGTCGCTGCGGGTCGCTCGTTCGGCGTCGCTCTCAATCGGGCCTTCCCATTCAATCCAATCGAGCAGCACGAAGGAGAAAATTCCGTTCCCCTCTTCGTCGAAGAGTTTGGGGCCGGTCGGATTGAGCAGCTTGGTTTCGCTGGTATGGGTGAAGATGTAGTCTTGCCCACCAAGAATGTTGCGATGATGGGCGCCTTTATCGCGATTGATGATGTCGGTGACGACGACGTTGAATTCGAGACTGGTCGGCATTTCGAGAAAGACCTCGAACTCGATAATCTCCGGCTCGTCTTCAGGCGCCAGAATATCAAGCTCGATCAGACCTTCGTTCGTCCCTTCGCCAGTGCTCTTGCCGATTCGCAAGTGGGGCGTTTGACCGCCTGGAGGACGAACGCCGCTGATCTGCATGCGGACGCGATAGAGCCCGCTTGTCTCAGAACCGTTGCCGAACCAATGGGGGCGGAGCGCCTGCAGTTCGCGGCCGGGAAAGATCAGGGCACGCAGCGGACGCTTGATTCCAAAGCGATCGAGGAACGCTTGCTGTCGCTCGCCGCCGTTGTAACGCAACTCCGCCGCCGTCTTGTGAACCTTCTTCGTCTCGACCCCCTTTTCCGGAAAGGCGCGGCTTAAAACGATTTCGGAAGCGCGGTAGTAACGCTCGACGTGCGAAGGCGCCAGCGAAAGCTGCGAGCCGATTCGTTCAAAGCCATGCCACAGGGGATCAGCGTTCAACTCGCCTGGCTGGGTCGGATCGTAACGGACTCCCAGCAGATCGTAAACCGTGTTCTGGTACTCGCGTCGGCTAAGCCGGTAATGGGCGACCGGAGGTCGCGCCGCCATGCGGGCGGCTCGTCCGGCTTTGATCCGTGCGTCGATCTGCGAAACGACCGCGGCGATTTCGTCTTCGGTCGGTTGAGGTTCGTCTTCCGGCGGCATCTCTCCCGAATTGATCCGTTCGACGATTTCCCCCCAGAGGTGCGAGTCGGCGCCTGACTTGAAGTCGCGCGACAGTTGATCTATCCGCAAATCCCGCTCTACCAATTCCGGACCATGGCACCGGTTGCAATGCGTTTCGAGAAACCCTTCGAAAGGCTCTGCGGCGGACGCGATCGCCGAGCCAGTGAAGCATGCCAGCGCTAGGAACAGGAAACGCATGAGGGATGGCCTGGTTCGAGGAAGGATCAAGGCTTGGGGGGCGATAGGCAGGAGGCGAAAGCGATTGTGCGCGTTCTGCGAGCATGGGCATGATCGAGGGGGCTGGATCACACCAACATCCATACGTTTTCGCATCAGCCATTCTACTTCAATTCGTAGTCGATGGCATAGAACAAAGCGGGGGGCATCATCGTTGAAGCCAGGGACCATCACGATCCCGGATTCTCCCTCCTAAGCGAGCGATATTTACCGTTTACGGGATCTATCAATGGTTAAATGCCGATACTGTTCGCAACACTTCACTAGCAAAGTGTCTTCGTGCCGTCCCTTAGGAGACTCTGCATCGACGAATGCGTTTGAGAGTCGCTTCGATTGCTAGCCAATCGCGAGTCGTACCTGCTGCTGCGAAACCGAGAACGTCGCGATGTCGCCGCTGTTGAATTCGATGAAGTCGTCCTCGACGCCGTCCGAGAAGATCACTCCTTGGGTTGGCATCTGCGAACCGATCACCAGTTCGTCCTCGTCATTGAGAATTCCGATCACGTTTTCCGCGCTGGAATGACGGCTGACGAACGGTTCGCGGACCGCCCACATCAGCTTGCGTTCATCGCGGGCGAGCGTCAGTTTTTGGACATCGCCGCCGCTCACAAATCGACTGACCCCGGCCGCCATGTTGAAGACCGACGACATCCAGCCGGTCGCTCCGGCGCCGGTCGAAATAAGCACGCCGCTGGACGATTGGGCTTCGCGATTGCCGTTCACATCGAGCGTGTACCGCGCCGAAGCGTGCGAACGGCAGCCGACGAAAAAGTCGTTGAAGGCCAGCATTCGCTGCCCGGTGATGGTATTCACTTCGGCGAGTGTGATCTTCTGGTAGCGGGCTCGCTGATTCAGGACGCGCTGCACCGCCGCTCGCGCTTCGCGAACTTGAAACGGCAGGAGCAAACCATCGTAGCGGGCCGGATCGGGATTCACCCCAATCACCGGCAAGTCGCCCACATACTTGGCCGCGTTGGCCACCAGCCCATCCTGTCCGATCACAACCACCGCCAGGCAGCGGCCGAAGTCAAAGTTCGCCAGAAAGCCGCGGTCGACTTCCCGCACCGGAATCCCGAGATCAAGTTCGCGGAATAACTGCTTAAGCGATTGGTTGTACTGCGTGTCTTCCTGCTCGTACGCTTCACGGTCGGTCAGCGCGACGGCGGATTCAGCAAATGCGTCAATGTCCTGGTCGCTGACGGCCAGCCCCCGTTTCGCCCGGACCTTTCGGCGGCGTTCCACTTCGTGACCGACGGCGGCGCCGAGCAGAAAGTCGGCCTGGTTCGACGTTCCCCACCGCTGCTTGAGTCCTTCCAAGCGAGTATCGCGCGTGACGACGGCGATCATGTTGGAAATCATGCCCATGAGTTGGCTCCTTTCACGCGACTAGCGTTTGCGGCGTTTCCCTTCGCCAGACGAATCTTGTCCGTCCAGCAGCGTCGACAACAAGTCAGGCGAGATGTTCAAGTTGCCGATGTTTTCGGCGTTGTCGGCCAGGTCGCGGAACGCCATCGCGATCAACTGATTGGCGTCCAATCCGCCGGGGGCGGCCGCCAACAGCGTTCGCCAATCGATGTCCTTCAGCGGTTCGAGCATCGCCTTCAAAGCGTCGGCCTTCGCCTCCGATTCTTTCCGTTCGTTCTCGATCTTGCGGTCGACCAGCGTCGCACGTTCCTGTTCGATCGCGATATCGGCCTTCAGTTTCGTTTCGCGAACCTGACGCTGTTTTTGCTGGACGGCGATCTCGGTGTTCAGTTCGTTCTCTTTGATCTGACGTTCGAGTTCGACCGCCGTATTACGACGAGCGTAGATCGCTTCGTCCGCTTCCAACAGCAGCTTTTCGCGAGCTTCGGCCTGGAGCGCTTTCGCCATCTCCGGCGTCGCTTTGATCGACAAGACCGAAAGGTTCATTACCTCCACGCCGAGCAGCGCCACGGCGGGCGAAGCGGACAGTTGGGCGAAGACCTGGGCGACGAGTTCGTCGCTGCTGGTCAGCAACTCGCGTAGCGACTTCTTCAGCGTGAAGGCCCGGGCCAACGTCTGCGTGGTGTGAATCAAGCGGTCATTGAGTTTCGTCGGGTCGTCCGATCGGTACCGTCCCCAAGCGTCGACGCTGAAATCCAACAGCGTCGCGAGCTTGCCGGGGTTGGTCACGCGGAACGTCAGCTCTCCTTGAATCGTGGCGTCTTGAAAGTCGGCCGTCACTTCGTTGAAGACGAACGGCACGTCGGTACTGGCCAGCGGAAGTTGAACGAGCGTCGACGTGGGAGCGAAATAGAAGAAGGATAGACCGGCGCCTTCGCAGACGACTTTGCCCCTGCGGAACAACATGACATGCGTCGAAGGGGGCGCCTTCACATAGCTGATCCCGAACATTGCTGAAGTCCTTCAAAGATGAGGTTTCACCGCTCGAATTGAACTGTTGTTACACTAAGTGTATGTTTTACACTTTCTCGGGTCAACAATTTTGTTTTCACGATTTCAATATCTGTGAATTCCCTGATTTGGCCCCAAAATAAGCGCCAAGATCTCCCGAAGAAGGACGCGCCTCTGGTGAGAGATGTTCAGGGAGAATCAGCTGCGACTTGCGGCGCCGCTCGGGTTATCTGGCGCCAGCAATTCCTGCGGCTTCACCCAGCGCCGCTCGCGCCAGGATGTCATCCCGGCCTGAGCCAACGCGACGCCGTCGGCGCCGGAGCGGATTGACCAGGGAAAGTCCCCTTCGCCGGCTACGTGCTTCAGGAAGAGTTCCCACTCGGTTTTGAATGCGTTCTCCTCGTGCGTTGCGCTGGGCAACTTGCGCCACCCTTCGTAGAAGTTGATCGGCTGGGGTATGTCCGGATTCCAAACCGGCTGCGGGGTCGAGCCAAGGCTTTGCACCCAGCAGTCGCGCAGGCCTGCGACGGCTGATCCGTGCGTGCCGTCGATTTGAATCGTCAGCAGATCGTCGCGGCGGACGCGCGTAGACCAGGAGCAGTTGAATTGGCAAATGACGCCGCTCGCCATTTCAAAGATCGCATAGGCGGCGTCGTCCGCCGTGCAGGCGTACGCGTCGCCTTGTTCATCGATCCGCTCCGGTATATCGATCGCCGCGTGAGCGAGGACTGACTCGATCGGGCCAAGCAAGTCGTTGAGCACGTATTGCCAGTGGCAGAACATGTCGATGATGATCCCGCCGCCGTCTTCGGCCCGATAGTTCCAGCTCGGACGCTGGGCAGGGCGATCGCCATCGTGACCCGAAAAGACCCAGTAGCCAAACTCGCCGCGGACGCTCAGGATCTTGCCGAAGAAGCCTTCGTCGCGCAGCGTCCGCAAGTGGCGAATGCCAGGGAGCCACAGCTTGTCCTGCACCACGCCATTCTTGACGCCGGCCTGCTCGCAGCAATCGGCGAGCTCGAGCGCATCGGCCATTTCAATCGCAATCGGCTTTTCGCAGTAGACCGCCTTCCCCTGCTCCACCGCTTGGCGAATAACGCTGGGGCGATGGGGAGTAACGCCGGCGTCGAACACGATATCGACGCGGCTATCAGCGATCACCGCGTCTAAGTCGGTAGTGAACTCCACCGCGCGGCCGATCTCGCGCACGGCGACTTCCTCCGCCAAGTGTCGCAGCTTCGACTCCTCGCGGGCGACCAAGATCGGTTCGACTTGCAGCATGTCGCCGCTGGCGAGCCGGACGCCACCTTGTTTCATGATGGCCAGAATCGAACGCATAAAATGTTGATTCGTTCCCATCCGGCCGGTGACGCCATGCAGGGCGACGGTCAACTTCTTATCCATCTTGTTCCTCGCGACCAATCGCCGGCATGCTGCGGGATGCGAAAAGTGTGCTATCGAGTCAACGCTTCTAACCGCAGCAGAATGTCATGCAGGATTGGTTCGTCCGAATCAGGTCGCTGCGGGCTGTTCGGATGCGTGAGCGAAGACTTGATCCAGCCTCGATCATACAGGAACTGCGCCGCGCTATGCTTGTAGGCCGGGACCGGATTTCGAAACGCGAAGAAGCCGAGATACTGCAGCAAATCGTTCAGCTCATAAAAGCGAGGATCGCCGCTCTCCCAATAGGCGTCTCGTTTGGCGAATTCTTCCGGAGCGAAGGTGCTCAGTCCCAGCAGGTAGTCGCTGCCGTACATCACCATGTCGATCGCCAGGTCGTTCCCGGTGAAAACGCGAAAGTCCGGTCGCAGCTTGTTACGCAGCGAAAGTCGCTGCCATTCCAGTTCGCGGCTGAGAGACGAATGTTTCGCTCCGCTGCACTGTTGGATTCCCATCAGCTCGGCGTACAGTTCCAACGAATAGATTTTGCCGAACGGAGCGAACATCGTTCCCAGCTCAAAGCCGATGAACTCGCCGGCACACTCGCCCAGTTGGCGATAGGCGTCGGCAATCGCGGCGTCGCTTTGGCCGGTCAAGCCATACGACTGAAAGATCACCGGCGTCCCGGTATATTCGGTGATCAAGTCGATCTGCTGGCGATAGGCGTCCAGGTTAAAAGCGTCGCCCGGCGTGTCGCCGACAAAGGCGCCGGCCACAAACTGGCGGTCCCCGATCAACTCGCGCGTCAGCTTCAGCGCCTGACGCCGGATCGTATCGTCGATCAAGTTGCCGTAGCCGGTATCCATGTTCACGGCCGGGGCCAGTCCGGCCGCGTCGGTTCGCTGCACATGGGCCGCAAAGCCGTCCCAGTCAATCGCGCCATCGGCCGCGAAGGGGAGCAAAATCGCCGACATCCCGGTGATTTTGCGCCGCGGTTGAAAAAGCTCCGCCAATGTATCGGCCGTCATCGTTTCTTTCTGAATCACCGCTGCAACGAACCTCAAACAGTTGAATTGTCCAACTCCCAATCCGCCACTTGCCAATCGGGCGGATCCTGCGAAAACAAGACGCGAGCTCGCGGAGTTGTTCCTGGTTGTACTCGAAATCAGGGGCCATTGCCTTGCAGATTGGGCGAATTCTCGGATGGCAAATCGGGCGTCCTGGGCCAGAATCTTGCACTTAGCGCGTTTTCGCCAGCGAGAAACGCATCTCGAGCAAAAGCGGACCGGACCGCTGTCCGATTTTTTTTCGCGTCGACCTGGACCAACGTGATTCGTTTGCGCTCAAACGGACAGTGGACTCCAGCGCTACATTTTTTTTGAGGCGCCGATCTACGCAACGCCCGGCGCCCGGCGCCATGCTCTTATCGCGTCTTCGCGAGAAGAGCATGTCTTCCAAACAGTGGGCTGGACTCGCCCCCATTTTTTTGAGCCCCAAAAGGCCTCGCTCATCCCAAAGCGGCAGAACAAATCAATCGCCTCCGATGTCGACTGGACCGCCGTCCCCATTTTTTTGCGCCACGCGCTCGTTCCGGGTGGCCCGTCCAGTCTCTCCAAAGACTGGGCGGGTCGCGTAGCGACAAGATGCCGCGCCATCCGGCCGGATCCCTTGGGCACACTCGCCCAGCAAACTGGACTGGACCGCGCGCTCTCCTTTTTTTTCGTGCGGAGTGGACTGGACCGCTGACGCATTTTTTTCGCGAACCTACTCTCCCGTCCAATAGCTCCCATTTGCTCTCACGCATTCTCCCCAGGCCGCCTATCATGTGGACCGCAGCACGCGATTTTTTTCGCCACACAGTGGACTGGACCGCAACCAAATTTTTTTAGGCGGTCCCCACCGAAACCTCGCACCAAAAGATCGCAGCCGCGACCGCCAGCGCGAATCGCCCCAGCCCAAAAAACGGCCGGCAATTCGCACTTCCAAAATCAGGACGCACGACTTTAAATCACCCCGCAATCGATCACGAATCCGTGCGCTTTGTCAAGAGACAACGTTGGGCGATCCGGTAGGCTGGATCGAGACCCAGCAGAACCGGAGACGGGACAGAGTTTTCAGACGCGTTAGAAACGAGTTCGACGATTAGCGGCAAGACGCTTGTCATCCGCAATTTGCGCAAGCTGGGACTCGACCATGCCTGCGAGACAACGTTGGCGTCGGCCGGGCTCCGTCTGGGCCATCGATCACGGCGAGCCGCCCCAGCCGATCGATGGTCACTTCCGCCAGATCCTGGCCGTTCGTGATCTGGCAAGCGGCATGCAACTGGCCTGGACGCCGGTGGCGGAAGCCACCGCGGCCGAGGCGGTCCCGGTGCTCCAGGCTCTGACGCTTGAGTATGGCGCCCCGCTAGCGCTCAAGAGCGATAACGGCTCGGCCTTCAAGAGCGGCGACTTCGGCGCCTGGCTGTCGGAGCACCTGGTGGTACCGCTTCTCTCACCGGTTCGTATGCCACGTTACAACGGGGCGTGCGAGGCGGGAATCGGGGCGGCGAAACGCCGCACCGAATACCTGGCCGCCCGCCAGGGACGTTACCTTGACTGGACGACCAACGATCTTCATGCGGCCCAGCGTTGGGCAAATGAAGAAAGCTACCCCGGCGGCTTCGCCGCCGGAACGCCTGCCAGCCGCTTCGCGGCTCGCGTTCCCATCGACGACATCGAACGTGACACGTTCCGCGCCGCCGTACTACAATACGAACGTGAACGAAACCAGGAAGCGTCCACCCGAGGCGATGCACTGACCGACATGTTACTAGCGATTCATCACCGTCGAGCCGTCCGCCATGTTCTTGTCGAACACGGCTATCTCGACATCACACGGAGGTCCGTTCCTCAACCACTTCCTGCGAAAAAATGCGCAAAGATTAAGTGAGGGGCACACCAGACTCAGCAAAGGAGCGAACAATGCTCCACGCTATTCAGACGGGAAAGATTCAAGCAGGTGAAGCTGGTCTGCGTGGCCTGCGACGAAAATTGCAGAGATTGCTCGGCATGGATGTGGATCTTTCCGTTATCAGGCGTGGCGGCCCGTTCGATCAGCCGCCAACTATTCCTGTACCATAAGCATCGCAATCACTTGGAAACTCAAATGAACCTCTTTTGCAAAATCTTTGTTGACATCGATATCTCAAAGGAAGAGCTTGTGCAGAGGATTGCGGACTGCACAAGTGGAAAGAACGAGCGATGGTCAGTGCGAACGAATTGGGGCGAGATTGATGTCGTGAACAATGAAGACTTTGACGAAACTCGGAGGTTACAGGCCCCCGATGGCTTTCTATTCTATCGGTTCTATTTGGAAATGGAGCCGGAAGAATACGTGCCGGAAGAAACGTACATCAAGTCTGTCGGCACGTTGCTAGGCGATCTGTGGGAGTGGAATGTCAAGGCCATAGCAGCATGCGATTTTGAGAAGAGCTTGCCGATGAAGGGGGGATATAGCTCGCCGAAGAGTTGTTGACGTCGTCGAAAGTCAACAACGTCCTGTCATTGGCGAAAATGGATACGAAAGACTGCAAGCGTACCTCACAGGCTTCGTGCGGACCGAAAACGACCAAGAGTTTCAAGCGGTCGGGGAGCGATACAAAGAAGATCTGTGGTACGAACTCACCTACAGCCGGAACAATCTCAATTACCAAGGAGGTTTCGCTGAGGGCTTCTTCATTGACGGCGCCTGGGGGAATGTGACCGGACTCATTGAATTAGGGAAGATGGCGTATACGGCGAATCAGTGGTTCGCCCATCAAGTCGGAAATCTGTTCCTCGTCGGCAGGGTGGCGCTGTTAGCCGATCTCTTCCTTCGGGTGCCACTGTCGTCTGCGACAGTGCTCTTCAACCAGTTCGCGCGATGGGGTCGGCATCGTAAAACGTTCAGGCAATTACTATCAAGCCATTCTTTTGACTTCCGTTCCACAATGCAATGCTGTGCTGATTTGAAGCTCTACCGGTAGGCAAAAGAGACTGTCGCAGACGACAATAGCGCCCAAGAAAGACGATAAAGCAGTGCCACCAGGACGCCCAAGCAACTCAATTCGCCGCAAATGCCTCGCCGTTGGCGAGGATGAATTGATAGAGAAGGATTCTAAGACGATCAAAGTCGAGTCGCTTGGCCAGGGCGGAAAGCGACTTGCCAAACGCTTTGAGTTCGGCCCCGCGCATTTCCTTTAGACCCGCTCTGGGATTCTCGCCAAGTTCGTCGAGAAGCCAGGTCAACGCGTTGACATGCGGCGTGGCCTTGAGCGTTCCCAACGACTTGAGCGTGTACCGAAAACGCTTCTCCGACGTTTTTCGCGCGAAGGCCAGCAGCCCGTCTTCCGGTTCCTCGACCTCGTCGATGTACTTCGACGCGAAAGCGACAACTTTGACGGGACTGGAAAGCGACTTTAGCGAGGTTGAATTGACGGCCTCGACGGAAGCCCGGATCGGGTCGTGCGGCCAACGCAATTTGACTCGTCCGAGCAATCCCAGTCGTTTCACGTCAGGATCGCTATGCCGACTTGCTGTTGCGAGTATGGGTTCAAAGGGGGCGTTTTGTTTCCGCATCGCCAGCCGAACCACCCAA is a genomic window containing:
- a CDS encoding DUF1592 domain-containing protein — encoded protein: MVPGFNDDAPRFVLCHRLRIEVEWLMRKRMDVGVIQPPRSCPCSQNAHNRFRLLPIAPQALILPRTRPSLMRFLFLALACFTGSAIASAAEPFEGFLETHCNRCHGPELVERDLRIDQLSRDFKSGADSHLWGEIVERINSGEMPPEDEPQPTEDEIAAVVSQIDARIKAGRAARMAARPPVAHYRLSRREYQNTVYDLLGVRYDPTQPGELNADPLWHGFERIGSQLSLAPSHVERYYRASEIVLSRAFPEKGVETKKVHKTAAELRYNGGERQQAFLDRFGIKRPLRALIFPGRELQALRPHWFGNGSETSGLYRVRMQISGVRPPGGQTPHLRIGKSTGEGTNEGLIELDILAPEDEPEIIEFEVFLEMPTSLEFNVVVTDIINRDKGAHHRNILGGQDYIFTHTSETKLLNPTGPKLFDEEGNGIFSFVLLDWIEWEGPIESDAERATRSDVYPPEEATPDVVMSHLHRFAERAWRRPVTNEELRPYLQAYESELAAGETPTTAYQLALLGVLNSRNFTYLVEGDAQPRPKLNDWELASRLSYFLWSSMPDPQLFDAAREGKLNGEALAEQVDRMLADPKTDRFVDDFPRQWLQLHRLGMFPPDGNLFPEYDVWLEASMREEVVQYFREVFQNNLSIDAFIKSDWTMANPRLCEFYGLPMPKKSGVQKVALQPDDHRGGLLTMGAILGLTSDGTRQRPVHRGVWVSEAIFGKTPPSPPANVDPIEPNPPDSPKATIRQKIEAHTHNASCAACHRNIDPLGLAFDQFDAIGQWRTHERVEKGTGADPLVDPSGKMPDGRAFANADEFKQLLLDDRDQFLTAIVEHLCSYGLRRVLTVDDQEDVQAIVSEAKAKNYQLRDIVRAVALSGLMKKR
- a CDS encoding SPFH domain-containing protein, which translates into the protein MFGISYVKAPPSTHVMLFRRGKVVCEGAGLSFFYFAPTSTLVQLPLASTDVPFVFNEVTADFQDATIQGELTFRVTNPGKLATLLDFSVDAWGRYRSDDPTKLNDRLIHTTQTLARAFTLKKSLRELLTSSDELVAQVFAQLSASPAVALLGVEVMNLSVLSIKATPEMAKALQAEAREKLLLEADEAIYARRNTAVELERQIKENELNTEIAVQQKQRQVRETKLKADIAIEQERATLVDRKIENERKESEAKADALKAMLEPLKDIDWRTLLAAAPGGLDANQLIAMAFRDLADNAENIGNLNISPDLLSTLLDGQDSSGEGKRRKR
- a CDS encoding Gfo/Idh/MocA family protein, which codes for MDKKLTVALHGVTGRMGTNQHFMRSILAIMKQGGVRLASGDMLQVEPILVAREESKLRHLAEEVAVREIGRAVEFTTDLDAVIADSRVDIVFDAGVTPHRPSVIRQAVEQGKAVYCEKPIAIEMADALELADCCEQAGVKNGVVQDKLWLPGIRHLRTLRDEGFFGKILSVRGEFGYWVFSGHDGDRPAQRPSWNYRAEDGGGIIIDMFCHWQYVLNDLLGPIESVLAHAAIDIPERIDEQGDAYACTADDAAYAIFEMASGVICQFNCSWSTRVRRDDLLTIQIDGTHGSAVAGLRDCWVQSLGSTPQPVWNPDIPQPINFYEGWRKLPSATHEENAFKTEWELFLKHVAGEGDFPWSIRSGADGVALAQAGMTSWRERRWVKPQELLAPDNPSGAASRS
- a CDS encoding dihydrodipicolinate synthase family protein, giving the protein MTADTLAELFQPRRKITGMSAILLPFAADGAIDWDGFAAHVQRTDAAGLAPAVNMDTGYGNLIDDTIRRQALKLTRELIGDRQFVAGAFVGDTPGDAFNLDAYRQQIDLITEYTGTPVIFQSYGLTGQSDAAIADAYRQLGECAGEFIGFELGTMFAPFGKIYSLELYAELMGIQQCSGAKHSSLSRELEWQRLSLRNKLRPDFRVFTGNDLAIDMVMYGSDYLLGLSTFAPEEFAKRDAYWESGDPRFYELNDLLQYLGFFAFRNPVPAYKHSAAQFLYDRGWIKSSLTHPNSPQRPDSDEPILHDILLRLEALTR
- a CDS encoding integrase catalytic domain-containing protein, giving the protein MPARQRWRRPGSVWAIDHGEPPQPIDGHFRQILAVRDLASGMQLAWTPVAEATAAEAVPVLQALTLEYGAPLALKSDNGSAFKSGDFGAWLSEHLVVPLLSPVRMPRYNGACEAGIGAAKRRTEYLAARQGRYLDWTTNDLHAAQRWANEESYPGGFAAGTPASRFAARVPIDDIERDTFRAAVLQYERERNQEASTRGDALTDMLLAIHHRRAVRHVLVEHGYLDITRRSVPQPLPAKKCAKIK